A genomic region of Limnohabitans curvus contains the following coding sequences:
- a CDS encoding sulfite exporter TauE/SafE family protein: protein MELFFTTLASALAGFVDSIVGGGGLILLPALFAVYPSTAPATLFGTNKSASVWGTAFATWQYSRRVQVRWSALLPAAATTMVAAFAGAWLVTLVSPEFLRRLLPVVLLVVLIYTLMRKDMGRHHAPRFHGRAELLATSTIGLTIGFYDGFFGPGTGSFFVFLLVRWLGYDFLNASVAAKLLNLSSNIAALILFTMKGHVWWHLALPMAMANVAGSLLGTRMALQHGAGFVRGMFIMVVSALICKTSYDAFLR, encoded by the coding sequence ATGGAACTTTTCTTCACCACCCTTGCCTCCGCTTTGGCTGGCTTTGTGGACTCAATCGTCGGCGGCGGTGGTTTGATCTTGCTACCCGCCCTCTTCGCCGTCTACCCATCCACGGCACCCGCCACCTTGTTTGGCACCAACAAAAGCGCGTCGGTTTGGGGCACGGCCTTTGCCACTTGGCAGTACAGCCGTCGCGTGCAGGTGCGCTGGTCAGCCTTGCTCCCAGCCGCGGCAACCACCATGGTGGCCGCCTTTGCAGGCGCATGGCTGGTGACCTTGGTTTCGCCCGAGTTTTTGCGTCGCTTGTTACCCGTCGTCTTGCTGGTTGTCCTGATCTACACCCTGATGCGCAAAGACATGGGGCGCCACCATGCGCCACGCTTTCATGGCCGTGCAGAGTTATTGGCGACCTCCACCATCGGTTTGACCATTGGGTTTTACGACGGATTTTTTGGGCCTGGCACGGGCAGCTTCTTTGTGTTTTTGCTGGTGCGCTGGTTGGGCTATGACTTTCTCAATGCGTCTGTGGCAGCCAAGCTGTTGAACCTTTCTAGCAACATCGCCGCCTTGATCTTGTTCACGATGAAAGGCCACGTGTGGTGGCATTTGGCCCTGCCGATGGCCATGGCCAATGTGGCGGGTAGCTTGCTGGGCACGCGCATGGCGTTGCAGCACGGTGCAGGTTTTGTGCGTGGCATGTTCATCATGGTGGTGAGCGCGCTGATTTGCAAAACCAGCTACGACGCGTTTTTGCGCTAA
- the hemB gene encoding porphobilinogen synthase — MQHPFAPFPANRPRRLRRDDFTRRLVREHALSVNDLIYPVFVLEGEKRREAVGSMPGVERLSLDLLLPVAEECVKLGIPVMALFPVISGHLKTPDGIEATNPDGLVPHVVRELKKRFPELGVMTDVALDPFTSHGQDGLLDDAGYILNDVTTEMLVKQAMTQADAGVDIVAPSDMMDGRIGAIRAALEAKGHIHTRIMAYSAKYASAFYGPFRDAVGSSANLGKADKKVYQMDPGNTDEALREVALDIAEGADMVMVKPGMPYLDVVRRVKDEFHVPTFAYQVSGEYAMLKAAAQNGWLDHDAVMMESLLAFKRAGADGVLTYFAIDVAKKLHGLS; from the coding sequence ATGCAACACCCTTTTGCCCCTTTCCCCGCCAACCGCCCTCGCCGTCTGCGCCGTGACGACTTCACCCGCCGCTTGGTGCGCGAACACGCGTTGAGCGTGAACGACTTGATCTACCCCGTCTTTGTGCTCGAAGGCGAAAAACGCCGCGAAGCCGTGGGCTCCATGCCCGGCGTCGAGCGCTTGAGCTTGGACTTGCTGCTACCCGTGGCCGAAGAATGTGTGAAGCTGGGCATCCCCGTGATGGCCTTGTTCCCCGTCATCAGCGGCCACCTCAAAACGCCCGATGGCATTGAGGCCACCAACCCCGACGGCCTCGTGCCGCATGTGGTGCGTGAGCTCAAAAAACGTTTCCCCGAACTCGGCGTGATGACCGATGTGGCGCTGGACCCCTTCACCAGCCATGGCCAAGACGGTCTGCTGGACGACGCGGGTTACATCTTGAACGATGTCACCACCGAGATGCTGGTCAAACAGGCCATGACCCAAGCCGACGCAGGCGTGGACATCGTGGCCCCCAGCGACATGATGGACGGCAGAATTGGAGCGATTCGAGCAGCGCTCGAAGCGAAGGGCCACATTCACACCCGCATCATGGCCTACAGCGCCAAGTACGCCAGCGCGTTCTACGGCCCGTTCCGTGATGCGGTGGGGTCTTCGGCCAACTTGGGCAAGGCCGACAAAAAGGTCTACCAAATGGACCCCGGCAACACAGACGAAGCCCTGCGCGAAGTGGCGCTGGACATCGCCGAAGGCGCCGACATGGTGATGGTCAAGCCCGGCATGCCCTACCTCGATGTGGTGCGCCGCGTCAAAGATGAGTTCCATGTGCCCACCTTTGCCTACCAAGTCAGCGGCGAATACGCCATGCTCAAAGCCGCCGCCCAAAACGGCTGGCTCGACCACGACGCAGTGATGATGGAAAGCTTGCTCGCCTTCAAACGCGCAGGCGCAGACGGCGTGTTGACCTACTTCGCCATCGACGTGGCGAAAAAATTGCACGGACTGTCTTGA
- a CDS encoding GMC family oxidoreductase: MSDSQFDYIIVGAGTAGCLLANRLSANASKRVLLIEAGRKDDYHWIHIPVGYLHCIGNPRTDWLYNTAPDEGLNGRSLRYPRGKVLGGCSSINGMIYMRGQARDYDQWADITGDARWRWDNALPYFKLHEDHHAGANAAHGAKGERSEVLLADNTVYGETLRHHIAGGEWRVEKQRLRWDVLDAFAQAAVQAGIPATDDFNRGNNEGVGYFEVNQKSGWRWNTAKAFIRPTCYARPNFELWSSAQVAKLVMTNDEDGTQRCSGVEVWTGHGYVTVTAKQSVVLSAGAIGTPQILQLSGLGPAELLKQHGIEPVIDLPGVGANLQDHLQIRSVFKVQGVQTLNTLASSWWGKAKIGLEYAFKRSGPMSMAPSQLGAFTRSSPDQPYPNIEYHVQPLSLDAFGEPLHSFSAFTASVCNLNPTSRGTVSITSANFADAPKIAPNYLSTEADRKVAADSLRVTRRIAAQPALAKYKPEEYKPGVQYQTDEDLARLAGDIATTIFHPVGTARMGRLDDAMAVVDPELRVRDGRGGVVRGLRVVDASVMPTITSGNTNSPTLMLAEKAAQWLAHEAEQA; encoded by the coding sequence ATGAGTGATTCCCAGTTTGACTACATCATCGTCGGCGCCGGCACCGCTGGCTGCTTGCTCGCCAACCGCCTAAGCGCCAACGCCAGCAAACGTGTGCTGCTCATCGAAGCAGGCCGCAAAGACGATTACCACTGGATTCACATCCCCGTCGGCTACTTGCACTGCATTGGCAACCCGCGCACCGATTGGCTTTACAACACCGCACCCGATGAAGGCTTGAATGGCCGCAGCTTGCGCTACCCGCGCGGCAAAGTCTTGGGTGGCTGCTCCAGCATCAACGGCATGATTTACATGCGCGGCCAAGCGCGTGACTACGACCAATGGGCCGACATCACCGGCGACGCGCGCTGGCGTTGGGACAACGCGCTGCCCTATTTCAAACTCCACGAAGACCACCACGCAGGCGCCAATGCCGCCCACGGCGCCAAAGGCGAACGCAGCGAAGTGCTGCTGGCTGACAACACCGTGTACGGCGAAACCTTGCGTCACCACATTGCCGGTGGCGAATGGCGCGTCGAGAAACAACGCTTGCGCTGGGACGTGCTCGACGCGTTTGCACAAGCCGCTGTGCAAGCCGGCATTCCCGCCACCGACGACTTCAACCGCGGCAACAACGAAGGCGTGGGTTACTTTGAAGTGAACCAAAAAAGCGGTTGGCGTTGGAACACCGCCAAGGCCTTCATTCGCCCCACATGCTACGCACGCCCCAACTTTGAGTTGTGGTCATCCGCCCAAGTGGCCAAGCTCGTCATGACGAATGATGAAGACGGAACACAACGTTGCAGCGGCGTCGAAGTGTGGACGGGTCACGGCTACGTGACCGTCACAGCCAAACAATCCGTCGTGTTGAGCGCTGGCGCCATTGGCACGCCTCAAATCTTGCAGCTCTCCGGCCTTGGTCCAGCTGAGCTTCTGAAGCAACACGGCATTGAACCGGTCATTGACCTGCCAGGCGTGGGCGCCAACTTGCAAGACCATTTGCAAATTCGCTCAGTCTTCAAAGTGCAGGGCGTTCAAACTCTCAACACCTTGGCCAGCAGTTGGTGGGGCAAAGCCAAGATCGGTTTGGAATACGCCTTCAAGCGCAGCGGCCCCATGAGCATGGCGCCCTCACAACTCGGCGCCTTCACCCGCAGCAGCCCAGACCAGCCTTATCCCAACATCGAGTACCACGTGCAACCACTCAGCTTGGATGCGTTTGGTGAACCGCTGCACAGCTTCTCTGCCTTCACGGCCAGCGTGTGCAACTTGAACCCCACCAGCCGCGGCACGGTCAGCATCACCAGCGCTAACTTTGCAGATGCGCCCAAGATTGCACCCAACTACCTGAGCACCGAAGCGGACCGCAAAGTGGCTGCCGATTCGCTGCGTGTGACACGCCGCATCGCAGCCCAACCGGCCCTCGCCAAATACAAGCCTGAGGAATACAAACCTGGCGTGCAATACCAAACCGACGAAGACTTGGCGCGACTGGCAGGCGACATTGCCACCACCATCTTCCACCCCGTGGGTACCGCGCGCATGGGGCGGTTGGACGACGCCATGGCCGTGGTCGACCCCGAGTTGCGCGTGCGAGATGGGCGCGGCGGCGTGGTGCGCGGCCTGCGCGTGGTGGATGCCAGCGTGATGCCCACCATCACCAGCGGCAACACCAACAGCCCCACCTTGATGCTGGCCGAAAAGGCCGCGCAATGGCTGGCGCACGAAGCCGAGCAAGCGTGA
- a CDS encoding dienelactone hydrolase family protein — translation MTVNLTSADGFVFPAYVAQPKATPKGAVVVVQEIFGVNAHIREVADGYAAQGYLAVAPATFHRAKHGVELGYSPEDMQAGMVLKAAIESLPAPGVMADIQAAVDYAAKTSGAKVGIVGYCWGGLLAWRAAALVKGLSAAVPYYGGGSTTDEEIARHPHCPVLAHYAEEDHWIPLDTVEKFKHAHPEVEVHLYPANHGFNCDHRGAYQEASAKLALVRTLAFFGKHLG, via the coding sequence ATGACTGTCAATTTGACTTCTGCAGACGGCTTTGTTTTTCCTGCCTATGTGGCGCAACCCAAGGCTACGCCCAAGGGTGCGGTGGTGGTCGTACAAGAGATTTTTGGTGTCAACGCGCACATCCGTGAAGTGGCCGATGGGTATGCCGCGCAAGGTTATTTGGCCGTGGCACCCGCCACGTTCCACCGAGCCAAACATGGCGTGGAGCTGGGCTACAGCCCCGAAGACATGCAAGCCGGCATGGTGCTGAAAGCAGCGATCGAGTCCTTGCCTGCGCCAGGCGTCATGGCTGACATTCAAGCGGCAGTGGACTACGCCGCTAAGACCAGCGGCGCCAAAGTCGGCATCGTGGGCTATTGCTGGGGCGGTTTGTTGGCGTGGCGTGCAGCGGCTTTGGTGAAAGGCCTGAGCGCTGCAGTGCCTTATTACGGGGGTGGCTCAACGACGGACGAGGAAATCGCACGTCACCCCCATTGCCCCGTGCTCGCGCATTACGCAGAAGAAGACCACTGGATTCCGCTAGACACGGTGGAAAAGTTCAAGCACGCGCACCCAGAGGTAGAGGTGCATTTGTATCCCGCCAATCACGGCTTCAATTGCGACCACCGCGGTGCTTACCAAGAGGCGTCAGCCAAGTTGGCTTTGGTGCGAACCTTGGCGTTCTTTGGCAAACACCTGGGCTAA
- a CDS encoding VanZ family protein, protein MRKTSAWPLSQMCVALIVYASLYPFDHWRDQGIWSWSFLTAPWPKYWLGFDVVANVLGYAPLGFFLTLSAMRMGWQTRVVTLSTLAAAVLSLAMEGLQSYLPARVPSLPDFLLNTLGAWIGAVLASSLEHLGLLRRWSQFRERWFVRDAYMALVLMAVWPAALLFPVAVPLGLGQVWERVEDALTSAFDATPFEDWIPLRAFELEPLLPGAELLCVMLGLLVPCLLGFGVIRQAGQRFLYMLLVLCMALGVSALSAALSYGPVHAWTWLDLPVMLGLIFGCVVALFFLPLSARTAWTFLLLALLVQQSVLNQSPESAYFAQTLQTWEQGRFIRFHGLVQWLGWLWPYAVLMLALVRVSRDRSTQN, encoded by the coding sequence ATGCGTAAAACCTCCGCTTGGCCTCTGTCGCAAATGTGCGTGGCGTTGATCGTCTACGCCAGTCTGTATCCGTTTGACCATTGGCGCGATCAAGGCATTTGGTCTTGGTCGTTTTTAACGGCGCCTTGGCCCAAGTATTGGCTGGGGTTTGATGTGGTGGCAAACGTTCTCGGCTATGCCCCACTAGGTTTTTTCCTGACCCTGAGCGCCATGCGCATGGGCTGGCAAACGCGCGTGGTCACGCTTTCGACCCTGGCGGCGGCTGTTTTGTCATTGGCGATGGAGGGTTTGCAAAGCTACTTGCCTGCGCGCGTGCCTTCTTTGCCTGACTTCCTGCTCAACACGCTGGGTGCATGGATCGGCGCCGTGTTGGCGAGCTCCTTGGAACATTTGGGTTTGCTGCGCCGATGGAGCCAATTCCGTGAACGTTGGTTTGTCCGCGACGCTTATATGGCCTTGGTGTTGATGGCGGTGTGGCCCGCTGCGTTGCTGTTTCCAGTGGCTGTGCCTTTGGGCTTGGGCCAAGTGTGGGAGCGTGTGGAAGACGCGCTGACCAGTGCATTTGATGCGACACCGTTTGAAGATTGGATTCCCCTGCGCGCGTTTGAACTAGAGCCATTGCTGCCGGGTGCCGAGTTGTTGTGTGTGATGTTGGGCTTGCTCGTGCCTTGCTTGCTGGGATTTGGTGTGATTCGCCAAGCCGGGCAACGCTTTTTGTACATGCTGTTGGTGCTGTGCATGGCTTTGGGTGTGAGTGCTTTATCTGCCGCGTTGAGCTACGGCCCAGTACATGCTTGGACTTGGCTGGATTTGCCTGTGATGTTGGGGCTCATTTTTGGCTGTGTGGTGGCTTTGTTCTTTTTGCCGCTGTCGGCCCGCACCGCTTGGACGTTTTTGTTGCTCGCGCTGCTTGTGCAGCAAAGTGTGCTGAACCAATCGCCGGAAAGCGCTTACTTCGCGCAAACTTTGCAAACTTGGGAGCAAGGTCGTTTCATCCGTTTTCACGGACTTGTGCAATGGCTGGGCTGGCTGTGGCCCTATGCCGTGCTGATGCTGGCGCTGGTGCGTGTGTCGCGCGATCGCAGCACCCAAAACTAA
- a CDS encoding LysR family transcriptional regulator, which yields MNDQKISELWHHLHWLSVLAQQGSYTAAAARLGVSKAAMSQRIAELERAARVPLVQRTTRSVRLTEAGQRLVDDTRASFEQIEHSFAQVRDLAGVPSGLLRVTAPVAFARQQLAPRLADFLREYPEVRIELDMADRLSSLATEGFDLAIRHTARPPDTHVAWTLCSTHSVLVANKAYLRRAGTPQTPADLQAHNCLHYLRAQDTPTWTLARVKTKAKDKDERITVPVTGQLAANNSEALREAALTGLGIALLPDFSAQAALQQGKLVQVLPDWQPVGAFAEQLYAIRPYSPHVPRAVTAFVDYLRKALAGGFAA from the coding sequence ATGAATGACCAAAAAATCAGTGAGCTTTGGCACCACCTGCATTGGCTCAGTGTGCTGGCCCAACAAGGCAGCTACACCGCTGCCGCTGCACGCCTCGGTGTGAGCAAGGCCGCCATGAGCCAACGCATTGCTGAACTTGAACGCGCGGCACGTGTGCCGCTGGTGCAACGCACCACCCGCAGCGTGCGTTTGACGGAAGCCGGACAGCGCTTGGTGGACGATACCCGCGCTTCGTTTGAACAAATCGAACACAGCTTTGCCCAAGTGCGCGACTTGGCAGGTGTGCCAAGCGGTTTGCTACGCGTCACTGCGCCTGTGGCTTTTGCGCGTCAACAGCTCGCCCCGCGTTTGGCTGATTTCTTGCGCGAGTACCCAGAGGTGCGCATAGAGCTAGATATGGCGGACCGACTCAGCAGCTTGGCCACTGAAGGTTTTGACTTGGCGATTCGTCACACCGCCCGTCCACCGGATACACATGTGGCGTGGACTTTGTGCAGCACGCACTCGGTGTTGGTGGCCAATAAAGCTTATTTGCGCCGTGCGGGCACGCCGCAAACGCCCGCTGATTTGCAAGCGCACAACTGCCTGCATTACCTGCGCGCACAAGACACGCCCACGTGGACGCTGGCGCGTGTGAAGACCAAAGCCAAAGACAAAGACGAACGCATCACCGTCCCGGTGACGGGGCAGCTGGCTGCCAACAACAGTGAGGCACTGCGTGAGGCAGCCTTAACGGGCTTGGGTATTGCGCTCTTGCCTGACTTCAGTGCGCAAGCCGCTTTGCAACAAGGCAAGCTCGTTCAGGTGCTGCCGGACTGGCAACCGGTCGGCGCATTTGCCGAGCAGCTGTACGCCATTCGCCCGTATTCGCCCCATGTGCCACGTGCGGTGACGGCGTTTGTGGACTATTTGCGCAAGGCCTTGGCCGGAGGCTTCGCCGCTTAA
- a CDS encoding SDR family oxidoreductase, with the protein MKPVLLITGASRGIGAATAVLAAQQGWAVAVNYASNAPAADSVVKQIQDAGGTAIAVQADVGDEAQILRMFAEVDAKLGRISGLVNNAGVVDVTAKVQDQSWARWERMMRINVLGSFACAREAVKRMSTGHGGSGGSIVNVSSAAARLGAPGQYVDYAAAKSAIDAFTIGLAKEVAAEGIRVNAVRPGLIDTDIHASGGLPNRVRDLAHLVPMQRGGTSEEVAQAIVWLLSDAASYTTMSLMEISGGR; encoded by the coding sequence ATGAAACCTGTACTTTTGATCACTGGCGCCAGCCGAGGCATTGGCGCCGCCACTGCCGTTTTAGCAGCGCAGCAAGGCTGGGCCGTGGCCGTGAATTACGCCAGCAATGCACCGGCGGCCGACAGCGTGGTGAAGCAAATTCAAGACGCAGGCGGAACCGCCATCGCGGTGCAAGCCGATGTGGGCGACGAAGCGCAAATTTTGCGCATGTTTGCCGAAGTCGATGCCAAGCTGGGCCGCATCTCAGGCCTCGTCAACAACGCGGGCGTGGTGGATGTGACCGCCAAAGTGCAAGACCAAAGCTGGGCGCGCTGGGAACGCATGATGCGCATCAACGTGTTGGGCTCGTTCGCCTGCGCACGCGAAGCCGTTAAGCGCATGAGCACCGGGCACGGGGGCTCGGGTGGCAGCATTGTCAACGTCTCAAGCGCCGCCGCACGCTTAGGCGCACCCGGCCAATACGTGGACTACGCTGCGGCCAAAAGCGCCATCGACGCCTTCACCATCGGCCTCGCCAAAGAAGTGGCGGCAGAAGGTATCCGCGTCAACGCGGTGCGCCCCGGCTTGATTGACACCGACATCCACGCCTCAGGCGGCTTGCCCAACCGCGTGCGCGATTTGGCGCACTTGGTGCCCATGCAACGCGGCGGCACCTCTGAAGAAGTGGCGCAAGCCATTGTGTGGCTGCTCAGCGATGCGGCCAGTTACACCACCATGAGCTTGATGGAAATTTCGGGCGGACGCTAA
- a CDS encoding alpha/beta hydrolase: protein MNSQTQKITLEGEAGVIEALRDEPEGVSRGVAIVAHPHPLFGGTMDNKVVQTLARAFVQCGWTVVRFNFRGVGASAGEHDAGAGEARDFLRVVEQVAPVGPLAIAGFSFGSFVASHALAELHAYRVIEKVAFIGTAAQRFTVAPVAPGLHDKTLVVHGEQDDTVSLASVMDWARPQSLPVTVVPGGGHFFHGQLPLLKNLVVRHLQG from the coding sequence ATGAATTCACAAACCCAAAAAATCACCCTTGAAGGCGAAGCGGGTGTCATCGAAGCTTTGCGTGACGAGCCCGAGGGCGTGTCGCGTGGCGTGGCCATCGTGGCGCACCCGCACCCTTTGTTTGGCGGCACCATGGACAACAAAGTGGTGCAAACACTGGCGCGTGCCTTTGTGCAATGCGGCTGGACGGTGGTACGTTTTAATTTTCGCGGCGTCGGCGCGTCGGCGGGCGAGCACGATGCAGGTGCTGGCGAAGCGCGCGACTTTTTGCGCGTGGTTGAGCAAGTGGCACCGGTCGGACCGTTGGCCATTGCGGGCTTCTCGTTTGGTTCTTTTGTGGCCAGCCATGCTTTGGCCGAGCTGCACGCGTACCGCGTGATTGAGAAGGTGGCCTTCATTGGGACTGCGGCGCAGCGCTTCACTGTCGCACCTGTGGCGCCCGGGTTGCATGACAAAACCTTGGTGGTGCATGGCGAGCAAGACGATACCGTGTCCTTGGCTTCCGTCATGGATTGGGCGCGCCCACAAAGCCTGCCGGTGACGGTGGTGCCTGGTGGTGGCCATTTCTTTCATGGACAATTACCGCTTCTCAAGAATTTAGTAGTGCGTCATTTGCAGGGCTAA
- a CDS encoding CopD family protein: MLWIKSFHIIFVASWFAGLFYLPRIFVNLAQVEPGSEAEETRLLLMARKLMRFTTLLMIPAVGLGLWLWLGVGIGMGPGNGWMHAKLTVVLLALGYHHGCGRLLRKFETRTNTRGHVWYRWFNEIPVVLLTIAVILVVVKPF, from the coding sequence ATGCTTTGGATCAAATCTTTTCACATCATCTTCGTGGCCAGCTGGTTTGCGGGCTTGTTTTACTTACCTCGCATTTTTGTGAACTTGGCGCAAGTTGAGCCTGGGTCCGAGGCAGAAGAGACGCGCTTGTTGCTGATGGCGCGCAAGCTGATGCGTTTCACCACCTTGTTGATGATTCCTGCCGTGGGCCTGGGTTTGTGGCTCTGGCTGGGCGTCGGTATTGGCATGGGCCCTGGCAATGGCTGGATGCACGCCAAGCTGACCGTGGTGTTGCTGGCGCTGGGCTACCACCATGGCTGTGGCCGCCTGCTTCGCAAATTTGAAACCCGAACCAACACCCGTGGCCACGTGTGGTACCGCTGGTTCAACGAGATTCCGGTGGTCTTGCTGACCATTGCCGTGATCTTGGTGGTCGTCAAACCTTTCTAA
- a CDS encoding (2Fe-2S) ferredoxin domain-containing protein — MTQTSYYKHHIFFCLNQRENGQDCCANHGAQEAFDHCKAQVKAAGLAGVGGVRVNKAGCLDRCAGGPVAVVYPEGVWYTVMDKSDVNEIVESHLKNGQVVERLVVPAHVGR; from the coding sequence ATGACACAAACTTCTTATTACAAACACCACATCTTTTTCTGCCTGAATCAGCGTGAGAACGGCCAAGATTGCTGCGCCAACCATGGCGCACAAGAAGCGTTTGACCATTGCAAAGCCCAAGTCAAAGCGGCGGGCCTTGCGGGCGTAGGCGGCGTGCGTGTGAACAAAGCGGGCTGCTTAGACCGCTGCGCAGGCGGTCCCGTGGCTGTGGTGTACCCAGAGGGCGTTTGGTACACCGTGATGGATAAAAGCGATGTGAATGAAATCGTTGAAAGCCACCTGAAGAACGGCCAAGTGGTCGAGCGCTTGGTGGTACCCGCCCACGTGGGGCGTTGA
- a CDS encoding CoA-acylating methylmalonate-semialdehyde dehydrogenase codes for MTQAHIAHYINGAVANGSGTRTQPVYNPATGAVTANVSLANVADVNAAVAAAHKAFPAWADTPPLRRARVMFKFLELLNANKDKLAHMITAEHGKVFTDAQGEVSRGIDIVEFATGIPQLLKGDFTEQVSTGIDNWTMRQPLGVVAGVTPFNFPVMVPAWMFPVAIAAGNTFVLKPSPIDPSPSLFIAELLKQAGLPDGVFNVVQGDKEAVDALLVHPDVKAVSFVGSTPIANYIYETGAHHGKRVQALGGAKNHMVVMPDADIDQAVDALIGAAYGSAGERCMAISVAVLVGDVADRLMPKLIERTKALKVLNGENLAAEMGPIVTDVAHKRITGYIEQGVKEGARLLVDGRNFDGASAGEGCGTDTSGGFWMGGTLFDNVTPDMRIYKEEIFGPVLSCLRVADLAQAVDLINAHEFGNGVSCFTRDGNVAREFARHIQVGMVGINVPIPVPMAWHGFGGWKKSLFGDMHAYGEEGVRFYTKQKSVMQRWPESIGKGAEFVMPTSK; via the coding sequence ATGACACAAGCCCACATCGCGCATTACATCAACGGCGCCGTTGCCAACGGCAGCGGCACACGCACGCAGCCCGTGTACAACCCAGCCACAGGCGCTGTCACAGCCAATGTGAGCTTGGCCAATGTGGCCGATGTCAACGCTGCCGTGGCCGCCGCCCACAAAGCTTTCCCCGCTTGGGCCGACACCCCGCCCCTGCGCCGCGCCCGTGTGATGTTCAAGTTCTTGGAATTGCTCAACGCCAACAAAGACAAGTTGGCCCACATGATCACCGCCGAGCACGGCAAAGTGTTCACCGACGCCCAAGGCGAAGTGAGCCGCGGCATCGACATCGTCGAGTTCGCCACCGGTATTCCTCAGTTGCTCAAAGGCGATTTCACCGAGCAAGTCTCCACCGGCATCGACAACTGGACCATGCGCCAACCCCTCGGCGTGGTGGCGGGCGTGACGCCCTTCAACTTCCCCGTCATGGTGCCCGCCTGGATGTTTCCCGTGGCCATTGCCGCTGGCAACACCTTTGTGCTCAAGCCCAGCCCGATTGACCCATCGCCTTCGTTGTTCATTGCCGAACTACTCAAGCAGGCAGGCTTGCCAGACGGTGTATTCAACGTGGTGCAAGGCGACAAAGAAGCGGTCGACGCTTTGCTGGTTCACCCCGATGTGAAAGCCGTGAGCTTTGTGGGTTCCACGCCCATCGCCAACTACATTTATGAGACCGGCGCCCACCACGGCAAGCGCGTGCAAGCCTTGGGCGGCGCGAAGAACCACATGGTCGTCATGCCCGACGCCGACATCGACCAAGCGGTCGACGCCTTGATTGGCGCGGCCTACGGCTCCGCAGGCGAGCGTTGCATGGCCATCAGCGTGGCCGTGTTGGTGGGCGATGTGGCAGACCGTTTGATGCCCAAACTCATTGAACGCACCAAGGCTTTGAAAGTGCTCAACGGCGAAAACCTCGCTGCCGAAATGGGCCCCATCGTGACCGACGTGGCGCACAAGCGCATCACTGGCTACATCGAACAAGGCGTGAAAGAAGGTGCGCGCTTGTTGGTTGACGGCCGCAACTTTGACGGCGCGTCTGCTGGCGAAGGCTGCGGCACTGACACATCAGGCGGCTTCTGGATGGGCGGCACCTTGTTTGACAACGTCACCCCAGACATGCGCATCTACAAAGAAGAAATCTTCGGCCCTGTGCTGAGCTGCCTGCGCGTGGCTGACTTGGCACAAGCCGTAGACCTCATCAACGCACACGAGTTCGGCAACGGCGTGAGCTGCTTCACCCGCGACGGCAACGTGGCCCGTGAGTTTGCGCGCCACATCCAAGTGGGCATGGTTGGCATCAATGTGCCGATTCCGGTGCCCATGGCGTGGCACGGCTTTGGCGGCTGGAAGAAGAGCTTGTTTGGCGACATGCACGCCTACGGTGAAGAAGGTGTGCGTTTCTACACGAAGCAAAAGAGCGTCATGCAGCGCTGGCCTGAAAGCATTGGCAAAGGCGCTGAGTTCGTGATGCCTACATCGAAATAA